The following are from one region of the Prionailurus bengalensis isolate Pbe53 chromosome A2, Fcat_Pben_1.1_paternal_pri, whole genome shotgun sequence genome:
- the ZNF559 gene encoding LOW QUALITY PROTEIN: zinc finger protein 559 (The sequence of the model RefSeq protein was modified relative to this genomic sequence to represent the inferred CDS: inserted 5 bases in 4 codons; deleted 2 bases in 2 codons; substituted 4 bases at 4 genomic stop codons), which translates to MVRGENPLVLNQEELRLTSLLNSDTILRDFGNEKGSVRFYCHTHRMPAIALFSCGHLFQDFFCLHEEKSEGERTVSRCLTNYSQDLVILEDVAVEFTQEEWTLLDPTQRNLYRDVMLGNHKNLVAVGEKHIGEELFNHWEETLSEHCCFKTYKRAHNRKKTXCDQCVKAFTKNSAFNPYNKTDNGENPPNCNQCETXLSQNAHLVHKKPCTPKKPYKCXCQKGIPSSSHLREYVRICSGERPFTFKKCGKAIYHCTSLFVHVQICNRKKVYKPKECGKTFSXSSYLLQHLRTQSELMPVECKKFDKAFSCSLDLAKCVQFYTREXHYVCKECSKEFTCLSKLNTHMRNHTGEKPXKCSKCEKTFTDSSGLKKHRGTCTGEKPYQCEECGEAFVGSSHFTVHIRTHTGEKPYQCKECGKKAFSNSSCFENPMQTHPEMKPYDCKQCGKAFIXSSFLIQHLKIHSVERHFECEECGKSLRYSSYVSQHERTHTGEKPYECKKCGRAFTVSSGLTVRVRTHTGERPFECKECGKAFTQPTYLIXHLRTHSGEKPYIDEECGETFSTSCLTKRIRIHA; encoded by the exons ATGGTACGTGGCGAGAATCCACTGGTACTTAATCAAGAGGAATTGAGATTGACCTCTCTGCTAAATTCAGACACCATCTTGAGGGACTTTGGGAACGAGAAGGGTTCAGTCAGATTTTACTGTCACACCCACAGGATGCCAGCCATTGCTCTTTTCTCCTGTG gtcatctttttcaagattttttctgtcttcatgagGAGAAATCAGAGGGAGAAAGGACAGTGTCTAGGTGTCTGACAAATTATTCTCAG GATCTGGTGATCCTTGAGGATGTGGCTGTGGAATTCACCCAGGAGGAGTGGACTTTGCTGGATCCAACTCAGAGAAACCTGTACAGAGATGTGATGCTGGGGAACCACAAGAATCTGGTTGCAGTAG GAGAGAAACACATTGGAGAGGAATTGTTTAACCATTGGGAAGAAACCTTGAGTGAACACTGCTGCTTTAAGACTTACAAGAGAGCTCACAATAGAAAGAAAA TGTGTGATCAGTGTGTAAAAGCCTTTACAAAGAACTCTGCCTTTAATCCATACAACAAAACTGATAATGGAGAGAACCCTCCTAACTGTAATCAGTGTGAAA CCTTAAGCCAAAATGCACATCTGGTTCACAAGAAACCTTGTACTCCAAAGAAACCTTATAAAT ACTGTCAGAAAGgaattccttcttcctcacaCCTTAGAGAATATGTAAGAATTTGTAGTGGAGAGAGGCCATTTACCTTTAAGAAATGTGGGAAAGCTATTTATCATTGTACAAGCCTTTTTGTACATGTGCAGATTTGCAATAGAAAAAAGGTC TATAAACCTAAAGAATGTGGGAAAACCTTTAGTTGATCTTCATATCTTCTTCAACATTTAAGAACTCAAAGTGAATTAATGCCTGTGGAATGTAAGAAATTTGACAAAGCTTTTTCTTGTTCCCTAGATCTTGCTAAATGTGTACAATTTTATACTAGAGAGTAACATTATGTTTGCAAAGAGTGTAGTAAAGAGTTTACTTGTTTATCAAAACTGAATACTCACATGCGAAATCACACTGGAGAAAAACC CAAGTGTAGTAAATGTGAGAAAACCTTCACTGATTCTTCAGGTCTTAAAAAACACAGAGGAACTTGCACTGGAGAGAAGCCTTATCAATGTGAGGAATGTGGAGAAGCGTTTGTTGGGTCATCACACTTTACTGTACATATAAGAACTCACACTGGTGAGAAGCCTTAtcaatgtaaggaatgtggg aagaaAGCCTTTAGTAACTCATCTTGCTTTGAAAATCCCATGCAAACTCACCCTGAAATGAAACCCTATGATTGTAAGCAGTGTGGTAAAGCCTTTATTTGATCCTCCTTTCTTATTCAGCATCTAAAAATTCACAGTGTAGAAAGACATTTTGAGTGTGAGGAATGTGGGAAATCACTTAGATATTCCTCATACGTTAGTCAACATGAAAGAACACATACTGGAGAGAAGCCATATGAATGTAAAAAATGTGGGAGAGCCTTCACTGTTTCATCAGGCCTCACAGTACGTGTGAGAACTCACACTGGTGAACGACCTtttgaatgtaaggaatgtgggaaagcctttactCAACCCACATATCTTATTTGACATTTAAGAACTCACAGTGGGGAAAAGCCATATATAGATGAGGAATGTGGGGAAACGTTTAGTACTTCATGCCTTACTAAACGCATAAGAATTCACGCTTGA
- the LOC122486833 gene encoding proline-rich protein 36-like, protein MGQTQSTLLSLLLANFRDVKARGHNLSLDIRKGKLITYCRSEWPTFGVNWPMEGTFCLPVVLKVKSKIFLSGKEGPPDQIPYILVWQDLVENPPPWMASFVTTGPCNILAAKPINPPKPPTPTAPSVLPDSQDLLSLDPPPYQVPPLIPQAAPIPAAPAEPPVAQPIGGLEDREAQPAPMPSGGEIQGPAGRTRRRAPHEPGLRLPDSTIALPLREIGPPDDTGNP, encoded by the coding sequence ATGGGCCAAACACAGagcacccttctctccctccttctcgcCAACTTCAGGGACGTAAAAGCTAGAGGACACAACTTAAGCCTAGACATTCGCAAAGGGAAGTTGATCACCTATTGCCGCTCTGAATGGCCCACCTTTGGGGTTAATTGGCCTATGGAGGGAACCTTCTGCCTCCCTGTGGTCCTTAAAGTAAAATCAAAGATTTTCCTATCAGGGAAAGAAGGCCCCCCGGATCAGATTCCCTACATTTTAGTATGGCAAGATCTAGTAGAAAACCCACCTCCCTGGATGGCCTCCTTCGTAACAACAGGGCCATGCAACATTCTGGCGGCTAAACCTATCAACCCTCCCAAGCCACCAACTCCAACTGCACCCTCTGTCCTCCCCGACAGCCAAGACTTACTTTCCCTTGACCCTCCCCCTTACCAGGTTCCCCCTCTTATTCCGCAAGCTGCCCCTATCCCTGCCGCGCCGGCAGAGCCTCCCGTAGCTCAGCCCATAGGAGGACTAGAAGATAGGGAGGCTCAACCCGCGCCCATGCCTAGTGGGGGCGAAATCCAAGGGCCAGCTGGACGTACCCGTAGGCGGGCCCCACATGAGCCAGGACTCCGCCTTCCTGACTCCACCATAGCTCTACCCTTACGAGAAATAGGGCCTCCCGACGATACGGGGAACCCCTGA